One genomic segment of Pseudomonas sp. RU47 includes these proteins:
- a CDS encoding DUF4329 domain-containing protein codes for MNDVSGRSGRAARTSAKFKLPPLSPAFLTEEDAAYWAHTRIARKSDKEYGSVILLRPDGKFVVTSPIAGEPTRFDFGSLLEIDAAGMMLHPLGYRCVASLHSHPPLHDEFRKDNPRQDERLVRLFISFFSAADFIGDVTARDFFRSAYLSGADGTLLKYVSSGSPEERDYYLWHQSGAPSGHPSGAYELMSLINKLATVGELKVIVSSADWGHSVGQVPAAWKAGAPFSAGVITELPLMTRVCVNAERAVLAALKSRGAQTTGLLLKKRGAEEYVATHARPAGLDAWDPEKIFPLEASGQLRLPAGYALEGFYFASRPDPTQFPPVQPWLYENFFTPQEMALAIAARARSQRWLAASRPLSLFMQATDYAMLQYQFSGSPVEAALSVEQADGTIGDNGVQSRLLADTLRPRMFVSMLVLAGRLNVVRGSALWAQLGPVDLQWQPFAHFPWPVLSRDFLSADDAARHAHEQIGIRRDRQYAGYVFQRSDKRFVVTEPREGDIDTLSQGRLYPLDNHGQTIFPDDHRLQARYVSHVALSRLDPVHVGYHRWTPREALLSLQMLNVEEVRQALADTLVLYCSGGRDSLIRYTPSVTLAAKDLATRLGTRQHPGTLARDLDAGSKRPQAFVREQAAAGELVSLIDDALWGYRGPIVAGWAFAELPLPASTEPPPRELPGPPLSQPDLPPYPELTPPGPTSPAPLPWKRPVHLLYGALFASADEAAQSQYARDTRLQDDKRAWFGFILKHREREEFIATELIPVSERRDNLFDLDSVFASMTTEPWYRYPEGFDLFASFYSHQRVKDLSERPADWLAHYFITPDDLTVAMYYSPRRPLVASDLPAALYIANREGALLKYRRSATSKLFHDNTSQATLDSIKRDLLSGAKVATDFVHVVASSGELSVIRTSECWDRPGKVKPTWQPFANLERRWLSPAFQSADDAAVYVRSLLPSASEKTWGGLILRRADALYVATLPVEVSRENFDSTEIFPDESKRAGLFPLGCKIAARYRSRVVRELSVTFSPVQKQIYLNMLSVDTVYSAFTRRFKDWDEYLFAPDGALICYYPGLWERLRADLAAALSDNTKVPANLDADAIRQRILNGELQPVAWINSLARIGYLQVVTGSEIWGSPRAVEQWTPYANDLRSAADYTQAMRDPVCSPLFLQADATARYVHEASVSRDTLTFGFVLYAREGVYLATLPLTAQRSELALDRVFPQGRWLRGYAWDALYLRAPLPPVGVRADDVRHFLFAPNDIQQACRRASTPQGYKLIYLSCADGALLKWQLHAFEPGEFYDEFGQIKLLPNSFVSPEQATVDERDMARGRFSLAGYVQRMAKAGRLEVIETSDCWSRHGQVTEDWQPQLADTPHEQRWQRHPVPALGPIFNHPDDAARYAQQRVDKETLGRTGYEGAILARSTRQRFVPLEPIAGFDNGDSLREQLFSTAKDSSSRNPALSLFDGYTCVASHQFNLSPNITLSADVEQVRGNFPAPDRMHAHTHALKNKGLNIQAYYYSTPEQVLLKYTPDYSAAENDLLLSARSLVFKDGRWVSRLSPAEFVSQLMQLGELRVLVAGRYWRQTGRMGDGWKIRRQQSSVEGTVRRKDEL; via the coding sequence ATGAATGATGTGTCTGGCCGATCCGGCCGCGCTGCAAGGACTTCCGCAAAATTCAAGCTGCCCCCTCTGAGCCCGGCGTTTCTGACTGAGGAGGACGCGGCATATTGGGCCCACACGCGCATTGCGCGGAAATCGGACAAGGAGTACGGCAGCGTTATTCTGCTGCGTCCGGATGGAAAATTCGTGGTCACCTCACCGATAGCGGGTGAACCCACACGCTTCGACTTTGGCTCCCTTCTCGAAATCGATGCCGCTGGCATGATGCTCCATCCGCTGGGCTACCGATGCGTCGCCAGCTTGCATAGCCATCCGCCGCTGCATGATGAGTTCCGCAAGGACAATCCGCGTCAGGATGAAAGGCTGGTCAGGCTCTTCATCAGTTTCTTTTCGGCGGCCGACTTCATTGGCGATGTGACGGCGCGGGATTTTTTTCGCAGCGCTTATCTGTCGGGTGCCGACGGCACATTGCTCAAATATGTGTCGAGCGGCTCGCCTGAGGAGCGCGATTACTACCTCTGGCATCAATCCGGCGCGCCTTCTGGGCATCCGTCGGGGGCTTATGAGTTGATGAGCCTGATCAACAAGCTCGCGACCGTGGGAGAACTCAAAGTCATTGTTTCGAGTGCCGACTGGGGACATTCCGTTGGGCAGGTCCCCGCAGCCTGGAAAGCCGGCGCACCTTTTTCCGCCGGTGTGATCACCGAGCTGCCTCTGATGACGCGCGTCTGCGTCAATGCCGAACGTGCCGTGCTCGCAGCGCTGAAATCCCGAGGTGCGCAGACGACGGGCCTGCTCTTGAAAAAGCGCGGTGCAGAAGAATATGTCGCGACCCATGCGCGTCCTGCCGGGCTGGACGCGTGGGATCCGGAAAAAATCTTTCCGCTGGAGGCCAGCGGTCAATTGCGCCTGCCGGCCGGCTATGCGCTGGAAGGCTTTTACTTTGCGTCACGCCCTGACCCGACGCAGTTTCCGCCGGTGCAACCGTGGCTCTATGAGAACTTTTTCACCCCGCAGGAAATGGCTCTGGCCATCGCAGCCCGTGCCCGCAGTCAACGCTGGTTGGCTGCCAGCCGGCCATTGTCGCTGTTCATGCAGGCCACAGACTACGCGATGCTGCAATACCAGTTCAGCGGCAGTCCGGTCGAAGCGGCGCTGAGTGTCGAACAGGCCGACGGCACGATCGGCGACAACGGGGTGCAATCCAGACTGCTGGCTGACACGCTTCGTCCGCGTATGTTTGTCTCGATGCTGGTGTTGGCCGGCAGGCTCAACGTCGTGCGTGGCAGTGCCTTGTGGGCGCAACTGGGGCCGGTGGATCTGCAATGGCAACCTTTCGCGCATTTCCCCTGGCCGGTGCTGAGCCGGGATTTTCTGAGCGCCGATGACGCAGCCCGGCATGCCCATGAACAGATCGGCATTCGCCGTGATCGACAGTATGCCGGGTATGTTTTTCAGCGCAGCGACAAACGCTTCGTCGTGACCGAGCCGCGGGAAGGCGATATCGACACGCTGAGCCAGGGACGGCTCTATCCGCTGGACAACCACGGGCAGACGATATTTCCCGATGATCATCGCTTGCAGGCGCGCTATGTGTCCCATGTTGCGTTGTCGCGGCTCGATCCGGTGCACGTCGGGTATCACCGCTGGACGCCGCGGGAGGCGTTGCTCAGCCTGCAGATGTTGAACGTCGAAGAAGTGCGCCAGGCTTTGGCCGACACGCTTGTTCTGTATTGCTCTGGCGGCCGGGACAGTCTGATCCGCTACACGCCTTCAGTGACCCTGGCCGCGAAGGATCTTGCCACTCGCCTCGGCACTCGCCAGCACCCCGGCACGTTGGCCAGGGATCTGGACGCGGGAAGCAAGCGGCCGCAGGCGTTTGTCCGTGAGCAGGCGGCAGCCGGCGAGTTGGTGAGCCTGATTGATGATGCGTTGTGGGGGTATCGAGGGCCGATAGTTGCAGGCTGGGCATTCGCCGAGTTGCCCCTGCCAGCGTCAACCGAGCCCCCGCCTCGCGAATTGCCTGGTCCGCCGTTATCCCAGCCGGATCTGCCGCCGTACCCCGAACTGACGCCGCCCGGGCCGACTTCGCCAGCACCGTTGCCGTGGAAACGACCGGTGCACCTTCTGTACGGCGCGCTCTTCGCGTCGGCGGACGAAGCGGCGCAGAGTCAGTACGCTCGCGATACGCGCTTGCAGGACGACAAGCGCGCATGGTTCGGATTCATTCTCAAGCACAGGGAGCGGGAGGAATTTATCGCTACCGAACTGATTCCGGTCAGTGAACGGCGCGACAACCTGTTCGATCTGGATAGCGTGTTTGCCTCTATGACCACCGAGCCCTGGTATCGATATCCCGAAGGCTTCGATCTGTTTGCCAGCTTTTATTCGCATCAGCGCGTAAAGGATCTGTCTGAGCGGCCCGCCGACTGGCTGGCGCATTACTTCATCACGCCGGACGATCTCACCGTTGCAATGTATTACTCGCCGCGGCGTCCGCTGGTCGCTTCGGACTTGCCGGCAGCGTTGTATATCGCCAACCGAGAGGGTGCGCTGTTGAAATACCGGCGCAGCGCGACCAGTAAACTGTTTCATGACAACACCTCGCAAGCGACGCTCGACAGCATCAAGCGCGATCTGCTTTCCGGTGCGAAGGTCGCGACGGATTTCGTCCATGTGGTGGCCAGCAGTGGCGAACTGTCGGTCATCAGAACGAGCGAGTGCTGGGATCGCCCGGGCAAGGTCAAGCCGACCTGGCAGCCTTTTGCAAACCTGGAGCGGCGCTGGCTCAGCCCGGCTTTCCAAAGCGCTGACGACGCGGCGGTGTATGTCCGATCGCTTCTGCCCAGCGCTAGCGAGAAGACGTGGGGTGGCCTGATTCTGCGCCGAGCGGATGCGCTGTACGTGGCCACGCTACCGGTCGAAGTTTCACGGGAAAATTTCGACAGCACAGAGATCTTCCCGGATGAGAGCAAGCGCGCAGGCCTGTTTCCCTTGGGTTGCAAGATTGCGGCACGCTATCGATCCCGGGTCGTTCGGGAATTGTCGGTCACGTTTTCGCCGGTTCAGAAGCAGATTTACCTGAACATGCTGTCGGTTGACACCGTGTACTCGGCGTTCACTCGCCGTTTCAAGGATTGGGATGAATACCTGTTCGCCCCGGACGGTGCGTTGATCTGCTATTACCCGGGTTTGTGGGAGCGCTTGCGGGCTGACCTTGCAGCGGCGCTGTCGGACAACACCAAGGTTCCCGCCAATCTCGATGCAGACGCGATCAGACAGCGCATCCTCAACGGTGAGTTGCAACCGGTTGCCTGGATCAACTCCTTGGCCAGAATCGGCTATTTGCAGGTTGTGACCGGCAGCGAAATCTGGGGCTCGCCCCGCGCCGTGGAGCAATGGACACCTTATGCCAACGATCTGCGATCTGCCGCTGACTACACCCAAGCCATGCGTGACCCGGTGTGCAGTCCGCTGTTCCTTCAGGCCGATGCGACTGCCCGTTACGTGCATGAGGCTTCGGTCAGTCGCGACACACTGACGTTCGGATTCGTCCTGTACGCTCGCGAGGGCGTGTACCTCGCCACGTTGCCGCTGACAGCGCAGCGTTCCGAGCTGGCGCTGGATCGGGTTTTCCCCCAAGGCCGATGGCTGCGCGGATATGCCTGGGACGCGCTGTATCTGCGTGCGCCGTTGCCGCCGGTTGGCGTTCGGGCCGATGATGTGCGCCATTTCCTTTTTGCGCCAAACGATATTCAGCAAGCCTGCAGGCGCGCCAGCACGCCTCAGGGGTACAAGCTGATTTACTTGTCCTGCGCCGACGGCGCTCTGTTGAAATGGCAATTGCATGCGTTCGAGCCCGGCGAGTTTTATGACGAGTTTGGCCAGATCAAGCTGCTTCCCAACTCGTTCGTATCGCCTGAGCAGGCAACGGTCGATGAGCGCGATATGGCCAGAGGCCGGTTCAGTTTGGCCGGGTACGTTCAGCGGATGGCCAAAGCTGGCCGACTCGAGGTCATTGAAACCAGTGACTGCTGGTCGCGTCATGGTCAGGTGACAGAAGACTGGCAGCCGCAACTTGCCGATACGCCCCACGAGCAGCGTTGGCAACGTCATCCGGTGCCGGCACTGGGACCGATTTTTAATCACCCCGACGATGCCGCGCGCTATGCCCAGCAGCGAGTGGATAAAGAAACACTTGGCCGAACCGGGTACGAAGGGGCGATTCTGGCGCGGTCGACGCGCCAGCGCTTTGTGCCCCTTGAACCGATTGCCGGTTTCGACAATGGTGACAGTCTTCGTGAGCAGTTATTCAGTACTGCCAAGGATTCTTCATCACGCAATCCTGCGTTGAGTCTGTTCGACGGTTACACGTGTGTGGCCAGCCACCAGTTCAATTTGTCGCCCAACATCACGCTGTCAGCGGACGTCGAGCAAGTCAGGGGCAATTTCCCTGCGCCTGATCGAATGCATGCGCACACCCACGCACTGAAAAACAAAGGGCTGAATATTCAGGCCTATTACTATTCGACACCCGAGCAGGTGTTGCTCAAGTACACCCCCGATTATTCCGCCGCCGAAAATGATCTGCTGCTGTCGGCTCGATCGCTTGTTTTCAAGGACGGGCGATGGGTCAGTCGGTTAAGCCCTGCCGAGTTTGTCTCGCAACTCATGCAATTGGGCGAGTTGCGCGTGCTGGTCGCCGGACGCTACTGGCGTCAGACGGGGCGGATGGGCGATGGCTGGAAAATACGTCGTCAGCAATCATCGGTTGAAGGCACCGTGCGCAGAAAAGACGAGCTGTAG
- a CDS encoding PepSY-associated TM helix domain-containing protein, giving the protein MKQPKPNFYNLAWRWHFYAGLFVAPFMVMLALTGIIYLFKPQLDSLMYSSLLNVPAGHHTVPADDLLQRVKSAYPQGQITQYLPPVNAERSAQFVVKNAGQELNVFVDPYHGDILGEQDAKQNLQAIARAIHGELMIGTVGDRLIEMAAGWGVVLVVSGLFLWWPRGQAAGILWPRLNSRGRVLWRDLHAVTGFWGATLLLVMLLSGMTWTGFWGKQYAQVWNVFPAAMWDNVPTSDIEARTLNTATRQTVPWAMENTPMPMSGDHAEHMAHGNANAGPAAPGISLQDVQNIATQRKVEPGYSITLPTTATGVFTIAVFADDPRNDATLHVDQYTGKVLADVRFEQYGSVARATEIGVMLHEGKMFGAFNQIVVLLICLMILLSAVSGVVIWWKRRPQGKFGVPPLRHDLPKWKTGVVIMLALAVVFPLVGASLVVVWLLDRLLLTRFAQRTADLAP; this is encoded by the coding sequence ATGAAACAGCCCAAACCGAATTTCTACAACCTGGCCTGGCGTTGGCATTTTTACGCCGGCCTGTTCGTCGCCCCGTTCATGGTGATGCTGGCCCTGACCGGCATCATCTACCTGTTCAAACCGCAGCTCGATTCGCTGATGTACAGCAGCCTGCTCAACGTCCCGGCCGGCCATCACACAGTGCCGGCCGACGACTTGCTGCAGCGGGTAAAAAGCGCTTATCCACAAGGCCAGATCACCCAGTACCTGCCGCCGGTGAATGCCGAACGCAGCGCACAGTTTGTGGTGAAGAACGCCGGCCAGGAACTCAACGTATTCGTCGATCCGTACCATGGCGACATCCTTGGCGAACAGGATGCCAAGCAAAACCTGCAAGCCATCGCTCGCGCCATTCACGGCGAATTGATGATCGGCACCGTCGGTGACCGCCTCATCGAAATGGCTGCCGGGTGGGGTGTGGTGCTGGTGGTGTCGGGCCTGTTTCTGTGGTGGCCGCGCGGTCAGGCAGCGGGCATTCTGTGGCCACGCCTGAACAGTCGCGGCCGCGTGTTGTGGCGTGATCTGCACGCGGTGACCGGGTTCTGGGGCGCGACATTGCTGCTGGTGATGCTGCTCAGTGGCATGACCTGGACCGGTTTCTGGGGCAAGCAATACGCCCAGGTGTGGAACGTGTTCCCAGCCGCGATGTGGGACAACGTACCGACCTCCGACATCGAGGCGCGCACCCTTAACACCGCCACCCGCCAGACCGTGCCATGGGCGATGGAAAACACGCCGATGCCGATGTCCGGCGACCATGCCGAACACATGGCCCACGGCAACGCCAACGCCGGTCCCGCCGCACCGGGGATCAGCCTGCAAGACGTGCAGAACATCGCCACTCAGCGCAAAGTCGAACCGGGCTACAGCATCACTCTGCCGACCACCGCCACCGGTGTATTCACCATCGCCGTGTTCGCCGATGACCCACGCAACGATGCGACCCTGCATGTCGATCAGTACACCGGCAAGGTTCTCGCCGATGTGCGTTTCGAACAATACGGCAGCGTTGCCCGCGCCACGGAAATCGGCGTGATGCTCCACGAAGGCAAGATGTTCGGCGCCTTCAATCAGATCGTCGTGCTGCTGATCTGCCTGATGATTCTGCTCAGCGCCGTCAGCGGCGTGGTGATCTGGTGGAAGCGCCGGCCACAGGGCAAATTCGGCGTACCGCCGTTGCGGCATGACCTGCCGAAATGGAAAACCGGCGTGGTGATCATGCTGGCGCTGGCGGTGGTCTTTCCGCTGGTGGGGGCTTCGCTGGTGGTGGTGTGGTTGCTGGACAGGCTCTTATTGACCCGTTTCGCCCAGCGCACCGCCGATCTGGCGCCCTGA
- a CDS encoding TonB-dependent copper receptor has protein sequence MSRFAAVPRSGFAPASFALNESRIRFRHATAVLCGVLLSPLVLADDHAGHNEELSPTVITAIAPSSPLTIVTNPKDPRQPVPASDGGDYLKTIPGFALVRNGGTNGDPVLRGMFGSRLNILTNGSMMLGACPGRMDAPTSYISPETYDKLTVIKGPQTVLWGPGASAGTVLFDREPESFGELGTRVNASILAGSHGRFDKVVDAAAGGPLGYVRVIGNTAHSDDYRDGNNDIVASRYDKWNGDIAVGWTPDADTLIELTAGKGDGEARYAGRGMDGSQFLRESLGLRFEKSSITDVLEKLEAQVYYNYADHVMDNYTLRTPSGTGMMAGPMASNVDRRTLGARIKATWRWADIQLITGLDAQTNEHRQRSGMGIDTYKDQPYTKDADFHNYGVFSEMTWYAADRDRLITGARVDRASAKDYRQTTGSGMMSRPNPTADDTRADTLPSGFIRYEHDLADSPTTLYAGLGHAQRFPDYWELFSPKSGPAGSVNAFDSIKPEKTTQFDFGVNYKSAELEAWASGYVGVIRDYILFDYTPGMTGMSTSRAENIDARIMGGELGAAYRLTDNWKADATLAYAWGKNSSDGTALPQMPPLDARFGLTYTEDNWSAGALWRVVAAQNRIDQNKGNVVGKDYDKSSGFGVFSLNGAYRINKHWKVSSGVDNLFGKAYAEHLNLAGNAGFGYPANDPQAINEPGRTLWTKVDMSF, from the coding sequence ATGTCCAGGTTTGCTGCTGTTCCACGCTCGGGTTTTGCCCCGGCGTCCTTCGCTTTGAACGAATCGCGGATTCGTTTCAGGCACGCTACCGCCGTCCTTTGCGGCGTTCTGCTGTCCCCGCTGGTGCTGGCCGATGATCACGCCGGCCACAACGAAGAACTCAGTCCAACGGTGATCACCGCAATTGCGCCGAGCTCGCCATTGACCATCGTCACCAATCCAAAAGATCCGCGCCAACCGGTGCCGGCCAGTGACGGCGGCGATTATCTGAAGACCATTCCGGGCTTCGCCCTGGTGCGCAATGGCGGCACCAACGGTGATCCGGTGCTGCGCGGCATGTTCGGCTCACGCCTGAACATCCTCACCAACGGCAGCATGATGCTCGGTGCCTGCCCCGGGCGGATGGACGCGCCGACTTCGTACATCTCGCCGGAAACCTACGACAAACTGACCGTGATCAAAGGCCCGCAAACCGTGCTTTGGGGTCCGGGCGCGTCGGCGGGTACGGTGCTGTTTGATCGTGAGCCGGAGAGCTTCGGCGAACTCGGCACACGGGTGAATGCGAGCATTCTGGCCGGCTCCCACGGACGCTTCGACAAGGTCGTCGACGCCGCTGCCGGTGGCCCGCTGGGCTACGTGCGAGTGATCGGCAACACCGCGCATTCCGACGATTACCGCGACGGCAACAACGATATCGTCGCCTCGCGCTACGACAAGTGGAACGGTGACATCGCGGTCGGATGGACGCCAGACGCCGACACCCTGATCGAACTCACCGCCGGCAAGGGCGACGGCGAAGCGCGCTACGCCGGGCGCGGCATGGACGGTTCGCAGTTCCTGCGGGAAAGCCTCGGTCTGCGTTTCGAAAAATCCAGCATCACCGACGTGCTGGAGAAACTCGAAGCGCAGGTCTACTACAACTACGCCGACCACGTGATGGACAACTACACCCTGCGCACGCCGTCCGGCACCGGGATGATGGCGGGCCCGATGGCGTCCAATGTCGACCGCCGCACCCTCGGCGCACGGATCAAGGCGACCTGGCGCTGGGCTGATATTCAGCTGATCACCGGCCTCGACGCGCAGACCAACGAACACCGTCAGCGCAGCGGCATGGGCATCGACACCTACAAGGATCAGCCGTACACCAAGGACGCCGATTTCCATAACTACGGTGTGTTCAGCGAGATGACCTGGTACGCCGCCGACCGTGATCGGCTGATCACCGGCGCCCGTGTCGACCGTGCTTCAGCCAAGGATTACCGGCAAACCACCGGTTCGGGAATGATGAGCCGCCCCAACCCGACCGCCGACGATACCCGCGCCGACACCCTGCCCAGCGGGTTCATTCGCTACGAGCATGACCTGGCCGACAGTCCGACCACGCTCTATGCAGGTTTGGGTCACGCGCAGCGCTTTCCGGATTATTGGGAGCTGTTTTCGCCCAAGTCCGGCCCGGCGGGATCGGTCAACGCGTTCGATTCGATCAAACCGGAAAAGACCACCCAGTTCGACTTCGGCGTGAACTACAAGAGCGCCGAACTCGAAGCCTGGGCCTCGGGTTACGTCGGCGTGATCCGCGATTACATCCTCTTCGACTACACCCCGGGAATGACGGGCATGAGCACTTCGCGCGCCGAGAACATCGACGCGCGAATCATGGGCGGTGAACTCGGTGCCGCGTACAGACTCACCGATAACTGGAAAGCCGATGCGACCCTGGCTTACGCCTGGGGCAAAAACAGCAGCGACGGCACGGCCCTGCCGCAAATGCCGCCACTGGATGCACGCTTCGGCCTGACCTATACCGAAGACAACTGGAGCGCTGGCGCACTGTGGAGGGTGGTTGCCGCGCAAAACCGTATCGACCAGAACAAGGGCAACGTGGTCGGCAAGGATTACGACAAGAGTTCCGGCTTCGGCGTGTTCTCACTCAACGGTGCCTATCGGATCAACAAACACTGGAAGGTCAGCAGCGGCGTCGACAACCTGTTCGGCAAGGCTTACGCCGAACACCTGAACCTGGCGGGCAACGCCGGATTCGGCTACCCGGCCAACGACCCGCAAGCGATCAATGAACCGGGGCGCACGCTCTGGACCAAGGTCGACATGAGTTTCTAA
- a CDS encoding DUF2946 domain-containing protein encodes MRPLSARPLRQRRQTQTLTRGSWIALFAMLMIFIGPLISQSMPMDQHASTSMPMSMDMSMDMPRMDHSGHDAKPSAEHCPPQSSHHVLWEKCGYCSLLFNCPALTGVGDFVAFNIPPLNTFTPPSPRLGHARQTFFPGARTRAPPIAT; translated from the coding sequence ATGCGCCCGCTGAGCGCCAGGCCTTTGCGGCAACGCCGTCAGACTCAAACTCTGACTCGCGGCAGCTGGATCGCCCTGTTCGCCATGTTGATGATCTTCATCGGCCCACTGATTTCTCAGTCGATGCCGATGGATCAGCACGCCTCGACATCGATGCCGATGAGCATGGACATGTCGATGGACATGCCGCGTATGGATCACAGCGGCCACGACGCCAAGCCCTCAGCCGAACACTGCCCGCCACAATCCTCGCACCACGTGCTGTGGGAAAAGTGCGGCTATTGCAGCCTGCTGTTCAATTGCCCGGCACTGACCGGCGTCGGCGATTTCGTCGCCTTCAACATCCCACCGCTCAACACCTTCACCCCGCCCTCCCCACGCCTGGGCCATGCCCGGCAGACCTTCTTCCCCGGCGCCCGCACCCGCGCCCCGCCCATCGCCACGTAA
- a CDS encoding copper chaperone PCu(A)C has translation MLNKLIVIAALLLPACFAHAHEYKAGELEIAHPWSQELPPNAPTVAAYFIIHNAGKTADRLLSVDSPIAPEAQLHEHVMQGDLMKMQQVPSVEIPAGGNVTFAPMAWHVMLLNPTDRSLLSDGKRFPLTMHFEKAGDVTVDVSVQKKPPETTQAHAHAQ, from the coding sequence ATGTTGAACAAACTCATCGTAATCGCTGCGCTGTTGCTGCCGGCGTGCTTTGCCCATGCCCACGAATACAAGGCCGGCGAGCTGGAAATCGCCCACCCATGGTCGCAAGAGCTGCCGCCCAACGCGCCGACCGTCGCCGCGTATTTCATCATTCACAATGCCGGCAAAACTGCCGACCGTTTGCTTAGCGTCGACTCGCCCATCGCCCCCGAAGCCCAACTGCACGAGCACGTCATGCAGGGCGATCTCATGAAGATGCAGCAAGTGCCGAGCGTGGAAATCCCGGCCGGCGGCAACGTGACATTCGCGCCGATGGCCTGGCACGTGATGCTGCTCAACCCGACCGATCGCAGCCTGCTCAGCGATGGCAAACGCTTCCCGCTGACGATGCATTTCGAGAAGGCCGGTGACGTCACCGTCGACGTCTCGGTGCAGAAGAAGCCACCGGAAACCACGCAGGCCCACGCGCACGCTCAGTAA
- a CDS encoding DUF2946 domain-containing protein — translation MNRHRLAIAWIACFAVLFNMLAMPMTGAMAQAANSPAEQWLWSSFCTGSGTKMVAINIGTTDQKAPTNDTHSNMQHCWCCSGSAPLVALPAHSPQLYFARYESNRSVAPASLQTPTPRQQWPSLNPRASPLV, via the coding sequence ATGAACCGACACCGGCTAGCAATTGCCTGGATCGCCTGCTTTGCAGTGCTGTTCAACATGCTCGCCATGCCGATGACCGGGGCGATGGCGCAGGCGGCCAATTCACCGGCCGAACAATGGCTCTGGAGCAGTTTCTGCACCGGCAGCGGAACCAAGATGGTGGCGATCAACATCGGCACCACCGATCAGAAAGCCCCGACCAACGACACTCATTCGAACATGCAGCATTGCTGGTGCTGCTCGGGCTCGGCGCCATTGGTGGCGCTGCCGGCGCACTCGCCGCAGCTGTATTTCGCCCGTTACGAAAGTAATCGCAGCGTGGCGCCCGCCTCACTGCAAACACCCACGCCGCGCCAGCAATGGCCGAGTCTCAATCCCCGTGCTTCCCCTCTGGTTTGA
- a CDS encoding cobalt-precorrin-6A reductase — protein sequence MKRVLLLGGVTEALAIARTLGPEHIYSLAGVGRVPTDLTCQVRVGGYGGAEGLAQFIRDEGIDLLLDATHPYAAQISQNAATAARLTDIPCWALRRPAWQPQPGDDWREVSDWAELIAALKPFRRPLFTLGREPLQHLDEIPAEQFWTLRALDVYPGNERCEVIGARGPFLLEDERALFERRQIDVLISKNSGSTATEPKLEVARERGVPVIVLKRPGLPGVDREFASVDAILMALAPLNLI from the coding sequence ATGAAGCGGGTTCTGCTGTTGGGCGGCGTGACGGAAGCGCTGGCGATTGCCCGCACGCTCGGGCCAGAACATATCTACAGCCTCGCCGGTGTTGGCCGGGTGCCGACGGATCTGACTTGTCAGGTGCGCGTCGGTGGCTACGGGGGCGCTGAAGGGCTGGCGCAGTTCATTCGCGACGAAGGCATCGACTTGCTGCTCGATGCCACGCATCCCTATGCCGCACAGATCAGCCAGAACGCCGCGACCGCCGCACGACTGACCGACATCCCCTGCTGGGCTTTGCGCCGTCCGGCGTGGCAGCCGCAGCCCGGTGATGACTGGCGCGAAGTCAGCGACTGGGCCGAGTTGATCGCTGCCCTCAAGCCGTTTCGCCGACCGCTGTTCACCCTCGGCCGCGAACCGCTGCAGCACCTCGATGAAATCCCTGCGGAGCAGTTCTGGACTCTGCGCGCCCTCGACGTCTATCCGGGCAATGAACGCTGCGAAGTGATCGGCGCCCGCGGGCCGTTTCTGCTGGAGGATGAGCGAGCGCTGTTCGAGCGGCGGCAGATCGATGTGTTGATCAGCAAGAACAGCGGCAGCACCGCGACCGAGCCAAAGCTGGAAGTGGCGCGCGAGCGTGGGGTGCCGGTAATTGTGTTGAAGCGTCCGGGGTTGCCGGGGGTTGATCGGGAGTTTGCCTCGGTCGACGCAATCCTCATGGCCCTTGCGCCCCTTAACCTTATCTAA